A genomic stretch from Embleya scabrispora includes:
- the narI gene encoding respiratory nitrate reductase subunit gamma, protein MNTMLWAVLPYLSLVVLVGGTVWRHRYDRFGWTTRSSQLYESRLLRIGSPLFHYGLLFVVAGHVVGLLVPQSWTNAVGVGEHAYHVAATALGLAAAAATIAGIALLIRRRRTTGPVFLATTRNDKLMYLFLAGTILAGTAATVWNTVGPHEHNYRETIGPWFRSLSYLRPKTELMAQAPITYQVHVVLAMLLFALFPFTRLVHAFSAPVGYLFRPYVVYRSRDARPPGATEPRPGWEPVDR, encoded by the coding sequence ATGAACACCATGTTGTGGGCGGTGCTGCCCTACCTGTCCCTGGTCGTCCTGGTCGGCGGCACCGTCTGGCGGCACCGCTACGACCGGTTCGGCTGGACCACCCGCTCGTCCCAGCTGTACGAGTCGCGACTGCTGCGCATCGGCAGCCCGCTGTTCCACTACGGCCTGCTGTTCGTGGTCGCCGGCCACGTCGTGGGCCTGCTCGTCCCGCAGTCGTGGACGAACGCGGTGGGCGTCGGCGAACACGCCTACCACGTGGCGGCCACCGCCCTGGGCCTGGCCGCGGCGGCGGCGACCATCGCGGGCATCGCGCTGCTGATCCGCCGCCGGCGCACCACCGGGCCGGTCTTCCTGGCCACCACCCGCAACGACAAGCTGATGTACCTCTTCCTCGCCGGCACCATCCTCGCCGGCACCGCCGCCACGGTGTGGAACACGGTGGGCCCGCACGAGCACAACTACCGCGAGACCATCGGGCCCTGGTTTCGCAGCCTGTCCTACCTGCGTCCGAAGACCGAGCTGATGGCCCAGGCGCCGATCACCTACCAGGTGCACGTGGTGCTCGCGATGCTGCTGTTCGCGCTGTTCCCGTTCACCCGGCTGGTGCACGCCTTCAGCGCGCCGGTGGGCTACCTCTTCCGCCCGTACGTCGTCTACCGCAGCCGCGACGCACGGCCGCCGGGCGCCACGGAACCCCGGCCCGGGTGGGAGCCGGTCGACCGGTAG
- the narJ gene encoding nitrate reductase molybdenum cofactor assembly chaperone, translating to MRAFTDRFRPRAARTGRRRTTAVLRQAAALCLHYPDRDFHARVPLLRAALAEVAPSPAAVLLTDFLDEVCAWPADRLAAHYVTVFDLRNRRSLYLSWWREGDTRRRGTALVGFKRLYRAHGLDFVGAELPDFLPAVLEFAAVGGPEAAEAGSALLCEHRPGIELLRFALHDARTPYAGVLEAVCATLPGPSPRDRAEARALAHAGPPREDVGLAAFGDAPSIAHPGAGR from the coding sequence ATGAGGGCGTTCACCGACCGCTTCCGCCCCCGCGCGGCCCGCACCGGCCGGCGGCGCACCACCGCGGTGCTCCGCCAGGCCGCCGCGTTGTGCCTGCACTACCCCGACCGGGACTTCCACGCCCGGGTGCCACTGCTGCGCGCCGCGCTGGCCGAGGTCGCCCCGAGCCCGGCCGCGGTGCTGCTCACCGACTTCCTCGACGAGGTGTGCGCCTGGCCGGCCGACCGGCTCGCCGCGCACTACGTCACCGTCTTCGACCTGCGCAACCGGCGCAGCCTGTACCTGAGTTGGTGGCGCGAGGGGGACACCCGCCGGCGCGGCACGGCGCTGGTCGGCTTCAAGCGCCTCTACCGCGCGCACGGTCTGGACTTCGTCGGCGCGGAACTGCCGGACTTCCTGCCCGCCGTGCTGGAGTTCGCCGCCGTCGGCGGTCCGGAGGCGGCCGAGGCCGGCAGCGCGCTGCTGTGTGAACACCGGCCCGGCATCGAGTTGTTGCGTTTCGCGCTGCACGACGCGCGGACCCCGTACGCGGGTGTCCTGGAAGCCGTGTGCGCGACGTTGCCCGGCCCCTCCCCCAGGGACCGCGCCGAGGCCCGCGCCCTGGCCCACGCGGGACCACCGCGCGAGGACGTCGGCCTGGCGGCGTTCGGCGACGCCCCTTCCATCGCACACCCCGGAGCCGGCCGATGA
- a CDS encoding alpha-ketoglutarate-dependent dioxygenase AlkB, giving the protein MSGSLQGSLFDQGDVVRVGPPRGLRRTVLGRGAWIDELPGWVAGADTLFAALAETVPWRAERRLMYERVVDVPRLLAHYRAADALPHPALAEARDRLSEHYAAELGEPFVGVGLCLYRDGRDSVAWHGDRDGRGAHADTMVAIVSVGAPRDLLLRPRGGGEPVLRRPLGHGDLIVMGGSCQRAWEHAIPKSAKATGPRISIQFRPHGIG; this is encoded by the coding sequence ATGTCCGGCTCACTCCAGGGTTCGCTCTTCGACCAGGGCGACGTCGTCCGCGTCGGCCCGCCACGCGGGCTGCGCCGCACCGTGCTGGGTCGCGGCGCGTGGATCGACGAGCTGCCCGGGTGGGTGGCGGGCGCCGACACCCTGTTCGCCGCACTCGCCGAGACGGTTCCCTGGCGGGCCGAACGGCGGCTGATGTACGAGCGTGTCGTCGACGTCCCCCGGCTGCTGGCGCACTACCGCGCCGCCGACGCGCTGCCGCATCCCGCCCTCGCCGAGGCGCGCGACCGGCTCTCCGAGCACTACGCGGCCGAGCTGGGCGAGCCGTTCGTCGGTGTCGGCCTGTGCCTGTACCGCGACGGCCGGGACAGCGTCGCCTGGCACGGCGACCGCGACGGCCGCGGCGCCCACGCCGACACGATGGTCGCGATCGTGTCCGTCGGGGCGCCGCGCGATCTGCTGCTCCGACCGCGCGGCGGCGGCGAACCGGTGCTGCGCCGCCCGCTCGGACACGGCGACCTGATCGTGATGGGCGGCTCCTGCCAACGCGCCTGGGAACACGCGATTCCCAAGTCGGCCAAGGCAACGGGACCACGCATCAGCATCCAGTTCCGCCCACACGGTATCGGCTGA
- the narH gene encoding nitrate reductase subunit beta, translating into MRVMAQIAMVMNLDKCIGCHTCSVTCKQTWTNRGGVEYAWFNNVETRPGQGYPRRWQDQDTWQGGWRRNRRGRLRLASGGRWHRLSRIFANPRLPTITDYYEPWTYDYRTLTDAPLGDDIPVARPRSLLTGKPMEISWSSNWDDDLGGTAELGHLDPMVAKTREKVADRIRFEFEQTFMFYLPRICEHCLNPSCVSACPSGAMYKRVEDGIVLVDQDGCRGWRMCVTACPYKKVYFNHKTGKAEKCTMCYPRIEVGLPTVCSETCVGRLRYLGVLLYDADAVLAAASVEHEHDLYPAQLGVFLDPEDPAVRRAAEAAGIAHDWIEAARRSPVHTLIAEYRVALPLHPEFRTMPMVWYIPPLSPVVDALTSTGHDGEDAGNLFGAIDTLRVPLEYLAELFTAGDPAPVRAALERLAAMRSYMRAINLDEEPDEAIAARVGLTGTQVRDLYRLLAVAKYDERYVIPTAAIGDATRLEESALPDGCSLDFAGGPGMGGSGPFGEASGRPVPVSVENFHALRDRGTADRPADTAGPGARVNLLNWDGNGRPAGLFPPPDEARRDDPGETDR; encoded by the coding sequence ATGCGCGTGATGGCCCAGATCGCCATGGTGATGAACCTCGACAAGTGCATCGGCTGCCACACCTGTTCGGTCACGTGCAAGCAGACGTGGACCAACCGGGGCGGCGTCGAGTACGCCTGGTTCAACAACGTCGAGACCCGTCCCGGACAGGGTTATCCGCGCCGCTGGCAGGACCAGGACACCTGGCAGGGCGGCTGGCGGCGCAATCGGCGCGGCCGACTGCGCCTGGCCTCCGGCGGCCGGTGGCACCGGCTGAGCCGGATCTTCGCCAACCCCAGGCTGCCCACGATCACCGACTACTACGAGCCGTGGACCTACGACTACCGCACCCTGACCGACGCCCCGCTCGGCGACGACATCCCGGTCGCCCGCCCGCGCTCCCTGCTCACCGGCAAGCCGATGGAGATCTCCTGGAGTTCCAACTGGGACGACGATCTCGGCGGCACCGCCGAACTCGGACACTTGGACCCGATGGTGGCCAAGACCCGGGAGAAGGTCGCCGACCGGATCCGGTTCGAGTTCGAACAGACCTTCATGTTCTACCTGCCGAGGATCTGCGAACACTGCCTCAACCCCTCGTGCGTGTCCGCGTGTCCGTCGGGCGCGATGTACAAGCGGGTCGAGGACGGCATCGTGCTGGTCGACCAGGACGGTTGCCGCGGCTGGCGGATGTGCGTGACCGCCTGCCCGTACAAGAAGGTCTACTTCAACCACAAGACCGGCAAGGCCGAGAAGTGCACCATGTGCTACCCGCGGATCGAGGTGGGCCTGCCGACGGTGTGCTCGGAGACCTGCGTCGGCCGACTGCGCTACCTCGGTGTCCTGCTCTACGACGCGGACGCGGTGCTCGCCGCCGCCTCCGTCGAGCACGAACACGACCTGTATCCGGCTCAGTTGGGCGTCTTCCTCGACCCCGAGGACCCCGCCGTGCGGCGCGCGGCCGAGGCGGCCGGCATCGCGCACGACTGGATCGAGGCGGCCCGCCGCTCACCGGTGCATACGCTGATCGCCGAGTATCGGGTGGCGCTCCCCCTGCATCCGGAGTTCCGCACCATGCCGATGGTCTGGTACATCCCGCCGCTGTCCCCGGTGGTCGACGCGCTGACCTCGACCGGCCACGACGGCGAGGACGCCGGCAACCTCTTCGGCGCGATCGACACCCTGCGCGTACCGCTCGAATACCTCGCCGAGTTGTTCACCGCCGGCGACCCCGCACCGGTGCGCGCCGCGCTGGAGCGACTGGCCGCGATGCGCTCCTACATGCGGGCGATCAACCTCGACGAGGAGCCGGACGAGGCGATCGCCGCCCGGGTCGGGCTGACCGGCACGCAAGTGCGGGACCTCTACCGACTGTTGGCCGTCGCCAAATACGACGAACGCTACGTGATCCCGACTGCGGCGATCGGCGACGCCACCCGCCTGGAGGAGTCCGCCCTGCCCGACGGGTGCAGTCTGGACTTCGCGGGCGGCCCGGGCATGGGCGGATCCGGCCCGTTCGGCGAGGCGTCCGGGCGGCCGGTACCGGTGAGCGTGGAGAACTTCCACGCCCTGCGCGATCGAGGCACCGCGGACCGACCCGCCGACACCGCCGGGCCCGGCGCGCGGGTCAACCTGCTCAACTGGGACGGAAACGGCCGCCCGGCCGGACTGTTCCCACCGCCCGACGAGGCGCGGCGCGACGACCCGGGAGAGACCGACCGATGA
- a CDS encoding Orn/Lys/Arg decarboxylase N-terminal domain-containing protein: MAVGTVVFVVSEASDGSAAGAEQFRRIAAEIRNQGFEVRWARDGVEAEAVLRTEAGLAAALVSWDLPGAEQSTKETAGAAVLRCVGRRFTGLPVFLVMADDDLEGLPLWVAETVVGYVWPLEDTPSFVAGRIVHAARAHLEAVLPPFFKALRHFGDTHEYSWHTPAHSGGVAFLKSPVGRAFFDYFGEQLFRSDLSISVGELGSLYEHSGPIGAAERNAARIFGADRTYFVLHGDSTANRMVGHYCVTHDEIALVDRNCHKSVLHGLVVSGARPVYLTPTRNGFGLAGPLPPTEVHAAAVATRIAANPLARDAVRPDAQYAVVTNSTYDGLCYDAAALARALAANTPRLHFDEAWFAYARFHPLYAGRYGMSVGPDGFPDEDRPTVFSTQSTHKLLAALSQSAMVHVRPAPRAPVEHARFNEAFMMHGTTSALYPVIASLDVAAGMMDGPQGHWLVDEAVVEAIRFRQSMVRLGERIAAAGDRPPWFFGVWQPDTVTDPATGERWDFARAPGSCCAANPRAGSWNRARPGTDSRN; this comes from the coding sequence CGGGTCCGCTGCCGGGGCGGAGCAGTTTCGGCGGATCGCCGCCGAGATCCGGAACCAGGGCTTCGAGGTGCGGTGGGCGCGGGACGGGGTCGAGGCCGAGGCGGTGCTGCGGACCGAGGCGGGGCTGGCCGCCGCACTGGTGTCGTGGGACCTGCCCGGCGCCGAGCAGTCCACGAAGGAGACCGCCGGCGCGGCGGTGTTGCGCTGCGTGGGGCGGCGCTTCACCGGACTTCCGGTCTTCCTGGTGATGGCCGACGACGATCTCGAAGGACTGCCGCTGTGGGTGGCCGAGACCGTGGTCGGCTACGTCTGGCCGCTGGAGGACACCCCGTCCTTCGTCGCCGGGCGCATCGTGCACGCGGCGCGTGCCCACCTCGAAGCGGTACTTCCGCCGTTCTTCAAGGCGTTGCGGCACTTCGGCGACACCCACGAATACTCCTGGCACACCCCCGCCCACTCCGGCGGCGTGGCGTTCTTGAAGTCCCCGGTCGGGCGGGCGTTCTTCGACTACTTCGGCGAGCAGCTGTTTCGCAGCGACCTGTCCATCTCGGTCGGCGAACTGGGCTCGCTGTACGAGCACTCGGGCCCGATCGGCGCCGCCGAACGCAACGCCGCCCGGATCTTCGGCGCCGACCGCACCTACTTCGTCCTGCACGGCGACTCCACCGCGAACCGCATGGTCGGGCACTACTGCGTCACCCACGACGAGATCGCGCTCGTGGACCGCAACTGCCACAAATCCGTACTGCACGGCCTGGTCGTCTCCGGCGCCCGCCCGGTCTACCTGACCCCGACCCGCAACGGATTCGGCCTGGCCGGCCCGCTGCCCCCGACCGAGGTGCACGCCGCGGCCGTGGCGACCCGGATCGCCGCCAATCCGCTCGCGCGCGACGCCGTGCGCCCCGACGCCCAGTACGCGGTGGTGACCAACTCTACGTACGACGGCCTGTGCTACGACGCCGCGGCGCTCGCCCGGGCCCTCGCCGCCAACACCCCGCGCCTGCACTTCGACGAGGCGTGGTTCGCGTACGCCCGCTTCCACCCGCTCTACGCCGGCCGCTACGGCATGTCGGTGGGGCCGGACGGCTTCCCGGACGAGGATCGACCCACCGTGTTCTCGACCCAGTCCACGCACAAGCTGCTCGCCGCGCTCTCGCAGAGCGCGATGGTGCACGTGCGCCCCGCACCGCGCGCTCCCGTGGAACACGCCCGGTTCAACGAGGCGTTCATGATGCACGGCACCACCTCCGCGCTCTACCCGGTCATCGCGTCCCTGGACGTGGCGGCGGGCATGATGGACGGCCCGCAGGGGCACTGGCTGGTCGACGAGGCCGTGGTCGAGGCGATCCGCTTCCGGCAGTCGATGGTGCGGCTCGGCGAACGCATCGCCGCCGCGGGCGACCGGCCGCCGTGGTTCTTCGGCGTCTGGCAACCCGACACGGTGACCGACCCCGCGACCGGCGAACGCTGGGACTTCGCCCGTGCCCCCGGGAGTTGTTGCGCGGCGAACCCTCGTGCTGGGAGCTGGAACCGGGCGCGGCCTGGCACGGATTCCCGGAACTGA
- a CDS encoding nitrate reductase subunit alpha, which produces MDTGSSPPTDPPPPADPPPAPGLDGPASELLLRTGRFFRRNAEVSPDLRAQYLKGGRQGDVFYRERWSHDKVVTSTHGVNCTGSCRWKVYVKDGVITWETQATDYPSVGPDRPEYEPRGCPRGAAFSWYTYSPTRVRYPYVRGVLLELYREARQRLGDPVLAWADVVGDPERRRRYQRTRGRGGLVRATWDEAVEIVAAAHVHTIARYGPDRIAGFSPIPAMSMVSHAAGARFMSLIGAPMLSFYDWYADLPVASPQVFGDQTDVPESGDWWDAAYLIMWGTNVPVTRTPDAHWMAEARYRGQKVVVVAPDYADNAKFADEWLHPHPGTDAALAMAMGHVVLKECFVDRTVEFFDTYVKQFTDLPFLVTLTERADEPGAYTPAKFVRAADLAADGAASTQEGADWKTVLLDDATGEPVVPGGSIGFRWTASGRGRWNLDLAGVRPRLTLYRDPAAHGVEVLLPRFDTEGGEHGQGRGEVLRRGVPARRLGPGGPLVTTVFDLLLAQYGVPRDGLPGTWPIDYDDATQPGTPAWQETLTSVPAARAVAIAREFADTAERSRGRCMILMGAGTNHWFHSETIYRTFLALLQLTGCQGRNGGGWAHYVGQEKCRPATGWATLASANDWSRPPRQMIGTAYWYLNTDQWRYDGFPTDVLASPLGAGDLAGTTAADCLATSARLGWMPSYPTFDRNPLDLVDEAERAGADPVEHTVEALRSGALGFACEDPDAPHNWPRVLTVWRSNLLGSSAKGAEYFTKHLLGTDSSLRAEEAPPGSRPRGVRWHEQAPEGKLDLLLSLDFRMTSTTLMSDVVLPAATWYEKHDLSSTDMHPFVHAFTPAIDPPWQARTDFEAFHAIAARFGELARGHLDTRRDLVATALQHDTPGEIAQPGGIAADWRAGHCPAVPGRTMPNLTVVERDYTAVAAKMATLGPLAEQLGLPVKGITFDVAAEVEDLRRLNGSARTGVAAGRPLIDTAVRACDTILALSGTTNGRLAVQGFRTLEARTGQAMAHLAAEHEGRRIGYADTQARPEPVITSPEWSGSEAGGRRYTAFTLNTEHLKPWHTLTGRQHFFLDHDWMHELGEALPVYRPPLDMHRLFGEPVLGPDGAHEVTVRYLTPHNKWSIHSEYQDNLLMLSLSRGGQTIWLSTADARAIGVRDNDWIEAVNRNGVVTARAVVSHRMPTGTVYMHHAQDRTVGVPKAQSTGRRGGIHNTLTRVLLKPTHLIGGYAQLSWAFNYLGPTGNQRDEVTVIRRRSQDVEY; this is translated from the coding sequence ATGGACACCGGTTCGTCCCCGCCCACCGACCCACCGCCCCCGGCCGACCCGCCCCCGGCTCCCGGCCTGGACGGTCCCGCGAGCGAGTTGCTTCTGCGTACCGGGCGCTTCTTCCGCCGCAACGCGGAGGTCTCGCCGGACCTGCGCGCCCAATACCTCAAGGGCGGCCGGCAGGGCGACGTCTTCTACCGCGAGCGCTGGAGCCACGACAAGGTCGTCACCTCCACCCACGGCGTCAACTGCACCGGCTCCTGCCGCTGGAAGGTCTACGTCAAGGACGGCGTGATCACCTGGGAGACCCAGGCCACCGACTACCCCTCGGTGGGCCCCGATCGCCCCGAGTACGAGCCGCGCGGCTGCCCGCGCGGCGCCGCGTTCTCCTGGTACACCTACTCCCCCACCCGGGTGCGCTACCCCTACGTGCGCGGCGTGCTCCTGGAGTTGTACCGCGAGGCCCGACAACGCCTGGGGGATCCGGTCCTGGCCTGGGCCGACGTGGTCGGCGACCCCGAACGCCGACGGCGCTACCAACGCACCCGAGGCCGGGGCGGCCTGGTCCGGGCCACGTGGGACGAGGCGGTGGAGATCGTCGCCGCGGCGCACGTGCACACCATCGCGCGGTACGGACCGGACCGGATCGCCGGGTTCTCCCCCATCCCGGCCATGTCGATGGTCTCGCACGCGGCCGGCGCCCGCTTCATGAGCCTGATCGGCGCGCCGATGTTGTCCTTCTACGACTGGTACGCCGACCTGCCGGTGGCCTCTCCGCAGGTGTTCGGCGACCAGACCGACGTGCCCGAGTCGGGCGACTGGTGGGACGCGGCGTACCTGATCATGTGGGGCACCAACGTGCCCGTCACCCGCACCCCCGACGCGCACTGGATGGCCGAGGCGCGCTATCGCGGGCAGAAGGTGGTGGTGGTCGCGCCGGACTACGCGGACAACGCGAAGTTCGCCGACGAATGGCTGCATCCGCATCCGGGAACCGACGCCGCGTTGGCCATGGCGATGGGCCACGTGGTGCTCAAGGAGTGTTTCGTCGACCGGACCGTCGAGTTCTTCGACACCTACGTCAAGCAGTTCACCGACCTGCCGTTCCTGGTCACGCTGACCGAACGCGCGGACGAGCCGGGCGCGTACACCCCCGCCAAGTTCGTCCGCGCCGCCGACCTCGCCGCCGACGGGGCCGCCTCGACCCAGGAGGGCGCGGACTGGAAGACGGTCCTGCTCGACGACGCGACGGGCGAGCCGGTCGTGCCGGGCGGCTCGATCGGCTTCCGCTGGACCGCATCGGGCCGGGGTCGCTGGAACCTCGACCTGGCCGGCGTACGCCCCCGGCTCACCCTGTACCGCGACCCCGCCGCACACGGCGTCGAGGTCCTGCTGCCCCGCTTCGACACCGAGGGCGGCGAGCACGGCCAGGGTCGCGGCGAGGTGCTGCGCCGAGGCGTGCCGGCGCGCCGACTCGGACCCGGCGGCCCGCTGGTGACCACCGTGTTCGATCTGCTCCTGGCCCAGTACGGGGTACCGCGCGACGGCCTGCCCGGCACATGGCCCATCGACTACGACGACGCGACCCAACCGGGCACACCCGCCTGGCAGGAGACGCTGACCTCGGTGCCGGCCGCGCGCGCCGTCGCCATCGCGCGGGAGTTCGCCGACACCGCCGAGCGGTCCAGGGGTCGCTGCATGATCCTGATGGGCGCCGGAACCAACCACTGGTTCCACTCCGAGACGATCTACCGCACGTTTTTGGCCCTGCTGCAACTCACCGGCTGCCAGGGCCGCAACGGCGGCGGCTGGGCACACTACGTGGGCCAGGAGAAGTGCCGGCCGGCCACGGGATGGGCCACCCTCGCGAGCGCCAACGACTGGTCCCGGCCGCCGCGGCAGATGATCGGCACGGCCTACTGGTACCTGAACACCGACCAGTGGCGCTACGACGGATTTCCCACCGACGTCCTGGCCTCCCCGCTGGGCGCGGGCGACCTGGCCGGGACGACCGCCGCCGACTGCCTGGCGACCTCGGCCCGGCTGGGCTGGATGCCCTCCTACCCCACCTTCGACCGCAATCCGCTCGACCTGGTCGACGAGGCCGAACGCGCCGGCGCCGACCCCGTCGAGCACACCGTCGAGGCGCTGCGCTCCGGGGCGTTGGGCTTCGCGTGCGAGGACCCGGACGCGCCGCACAACTGGCCCAGGGTGCTCACCGTGTGGCGCTCCAACCTGCTCGGCTCCTCCGCCAAAGGCGCCGAATACTTCACCAAACACCTTCTGGGCACCGACAGTTCGCTGCGCGCCGAGGAGGCGCCGCCGGGCTCGCGGCCGCGGGGCGTGCGCTGGCACGAGCAGGCCCCGGAGGGCAAACTCGACCTGCTGTTGTCGCTGGACTTCCGGATGACGTCCACCACGCTGATGTCCGACGTGGTGCTGCCGGCCGCGACCTGGTACGAGAAGCACGACCTGTCCTCGACCGACATGCACCCCTTCGTGCACGCGTTCACCCCGGCGATCGACCCGCCTTGGCAGGCCCGTACCGACTTCGAGGCGTTCCACGCCATCGCGGCGCGTTTCGGCGAACTGGCGCGCGGACACCTGGACACCCGCCGGGACCTGGTGGCCACCGCCCTCCAGCACGACACCCCCGGCGAGATCGCCCAGCCCGGCGGGATCGCGGCGGACTGGCGGGCCGGCCACTGCCCGGCGGTGCCGGGCCGGACCATGCCGAACCTGACCGTGGTCGAACGCGACTACACCGCCGTCGCCGCCAAGATGGCCACCCTGGGCCCGCTCGCCGAGCAACTGGGCCTGCCGGTCAAGGGAATCACCTTCGACGTGGCCGCCGAGGTCGAGGACCTGCGCCGGCTCAACGGCAGCGCCCGCACCGGGGTCGCCGCGGGTCGGCCGCTGATCGATACCGCGGTCCGGGCCTGTGACACGATCCTGGCACTGTCCGGAACGACCAACGGCAGGCTGGCCGTTCAGGGCTTCCGCACCCTCGAGGCGCGCACCGGGCAGGCGATGGCGCACCTGGCCGCCGAACACGAGGGCAGGCGGATCGGCTACGCGGACACCCAGGCCCGGCCCGAGCCGGTGATCACCTCGCCGGAGTGGTCCGGCAGCGAGGCCGGCGGCCGGCGCTACACCGCGTTCACCCTCAACACCGAACACCTCAAACCCTGGCACACCCTCACCGGCCGCCAGCACTTCTTCCTCGACCACGACTGGATGCACGAACTCGGCGAGGCGCTGCCGGTGTACCGGCCGCCGCTGGACATGCACCGGCTGTTCGGCGAGCCCGTGCTCGGCCCGGACGGCGCACACGAGGTGACGGTCCGCTACCTCACCCCGCACAACAAGTGGTCGATCCACTCCGAGTACCAGGACAACCTGTTGATGCTCTCCCTCTCGCGCGGCGGCCAGACCATCTGGCTGAGCACCGCCGACGCGCGGGCGATCGGGGTGCGCGACAACGACTGGATCGAGGCGGTCAACCGCAACGGCGTGGTCACCGCCCGCGCGGTGGTGTCGCACCGCATGCCCACCGGCACCGTCTACATGCACCACGCCCAGGACCGCACCGTCGGGGTCCCCAAGGCGCAGAGCACCGGCCGGCGCGGCGGGATCCACAACACCCTCACCCGTGTACTGCTCAAGCCCACCCATCTGATCGGCGGATACGCGCAATTGAGCTGGGCGTTCAACTATCTGGGCCCCACCGGCAATCAACGCGACGAGGTCACCGTAATCCGGCGCCGCTCGCAGGACGTGGAGTACTGA